A portion of the Bacillus oleivorans genome contains these proteins:
- the hepT gene encoding heptaprenyl diphosphate synthase component II, translating into MKLMPVYSFLQGDLSKIEKALEEAVQSRSSLIEESSLHLLQAGGKRIRPVFVLLSGHFGKFNSDMMKNAAVALEMIHMASLVHDDVIDEANVRRGSPTIKAKWDNRVAMYVGDYMFARSLDIYTLFENPLAHKILANTMVELVVGEIKQIEDKYRFDQHLRDYFRRIKRKTALLIAASCQIGAIIANVDQEIHRKLYRFGYYVGMAYQITDDILDFTGTEEQLGKPAGGDLLQGNITLPVLLAIKDKDFRSKLEKVHEGMDKSELNDIISHIHNTGSIEKSWEISNQYLQKALKVLEELPKNKANKALRNIALYIGKRDH; encoded by the coding sequence ATGAAATTAATGCCTGTCTACTCATTTCTGCAGGGGGATTTATCAAAAATTGAAAAAGCTTTAGAAGAAGCGGTGCAGTCTCGTTCTTCATTAATAGAGGAATCTTCACTTCATCTACTTCAAGCAGGGGGAAAAAGGATCCGCCCTGTTTTTGTGTTACTATCCGGACACTTCGGAAAGTTTAACAGTGATATGATGAAAAATGCTGCGGTGGCACTGGAAATGATACATATGGCTTCTCTTGTTCACGATGATGTGATAGATGAAGCGAATGTTAGGCGGGGAAGTCCTACAATTAAGGCTAAATGGGATAATCGTGTGGCTATGTATGTTGGCGATTATATGTTTGCGCGCTCTCTGGATATCTATACCCTTTTTGAAAATCCGTTAGCGCATAAGATCCTTGCAAACACAATGGTTGAGCTGGTTGTCGGAGAGATTAAACAAATTGAGGATAAATATAGATTTGATCAGCATCTTAGAGACTACTTCAGAAGAATTAAACGGAAAACAGCGCTTCTAATTGCAGCAAGCTGTCAAATAGGGGCAATTATAGCGAATGTTGATCAGGAAATCCATCGAAAGCTCTATCGATTTGGATATTATGTGGGGATGGCTTACCAAATAACGGATGATATTTTAGACTTTACCGGTACAGAAGAACAGCTGGGTAAACCGGCTGGAGGAGATTTGCTTCAAGGAAATATTACCTTACCTGTACTGTTGGCTATTAAAGATAAAGATTTCCGTTCTAAACTTGAAAAGGTCCATGAAGGCATGGATAAGTCCGAACTTAACGATATCATTTCTCATATTCATAACACTGGCTCGATTGAAAAGTCATGGGAAATTAGCAACCAATACTTACAAAAAGCATTAAAAGTACTTGAAGAACTTCCAAAAAACAAGGCAAACAAAGCATTGAGAAATATTGCACTTTATATCGGAAAACGGGATCATTAA
- the ndk gene encoding nucleoside-diphosphate kinase: MEKTFLMVKPDGVQRNLIGEIVARFEKKGFQLVGAKLMNIPRELAETHYGEHKERPFFGELVDFITSGPVFAMVWQGENVIATARQMMGSTNPKDAAPGTVRGDYGVTVGKNIIHGSDSPESAEREISIFFKPEELVDYTKVNNEWIY; the protein is encoded by the coding sequence ATGGAAAAGACATTTTTAATGGTAAAACCTGATGGAGTACAAAGAAATTTAATCGGGGAAATTGTTGCTCGTTTTGAGAAAAAAGGGTTTCAATTAGTTGGAGCCAAATTAATGAACATCCCTAGAGAATTAGCAGAAACTCACTATGGCGAACATAAAGAGCGCCCATTCTTTGGTGAATTAGTTGATTTCATTACTTCTGGTCCGGTATTTGCAATGGTATGGCAAGGAGAAAATGTAATTGCTACTGCACGACAAATGATGGGGTCAACCAATCCAAAAGATGCTGCGCCAGGTACAGTTCGCGGTGATTATGGTGTTACTGTCGGCAAAAATATTATTCATGGATCTGACTCTCCTGAAAGTGCGGAAAGAGAAATTTCTATTTTCTTTAAACCAGAGGAGTTAGTTGACTATACAAAAGTGAATAATGAATGGATCTATTAA